A stretch of the Sulfolobus acidocaldarius SUSAZ genome encodes the following:
- a CDS encoding FAD-dependent oxidoreductase, which produces MSFDADVIVVGGGLGGLSAAITAAKEGLSVIVLERGDYSGAKNVSGGRMYIHALQKLIPDALERAPLERPITKETFEFYCSNDRKLSFSFEEKGKKNSYSILRAKFDRWLASEAENLGVLISYSTLVTNAQRESGGINLETNRGNLRAPLVIDASGVTSVVFRYLGLRKFTPDKWMLGAKEIIKTDVNLPEDEGEVRTIVAAVKGVKGGGFVYTNKDTLSVGMAVTFDSLPKSEVPAKDLVEAFREKLGIEGEILEYSAHAIPYFGYKNLPPLYDSNLIAVGDSAGFLINDGFTIRGMDLAIGSGMIAGLAAKKLKEINDYTKTDVYYQMLKESFVLRHLELAYNRFSVINDPRTLASYPEVLCNVLTDMFTVTEERRPLMEVALQRLKEKEISLTKALMDLMKASK; this is translated from the coding sequence ATGAGTTTTGATGCTGATGTAATTGTAGTTGGTGGAGGCTTAGGTGGACTATCTGCTGCAATAACAGCAGCCAAAGAAGGGTTAAGTGTAATAGTATTAGAGAGGGGAGACTACAGTGGTGCAAAAAATGTATCAGGAGGAAGAATGTACATACATGCTCTACAGAAACTTATACCAGATGCGTTAGAGAGAGCCCCTCTTGAGAGACCTATAACTAAGGAAACATTTGAATTTTATTGCAGTAATGACAGGAAACTGTCTTTTTCTTTTGAAGAAAAAGGAAAGAAGAATAGTTACTCTATATTAAGAGCAAAATTTGATAGATGGCTTGCAAGTGAGGCAGAAAATCTAGGTGTGTTGATCTCGTATTCAACGTTAGTCACAAATGCTCAAAGAGAAAGTGGAGGGATTAATCTAGAGACCAACAGAGGAAACCTGAGAGCACCCTTGGTGATTGACGCATCAGGTGTTACGTCTGTAGTGTTCAGGTATCTAGGTTTAAGAAAGTTTACACCAGATAAGTGGATGTTAGGAGCAAAAGAGATAATAAAAACTGACGTAAATCTACCTGAAGATGAAGGTGAAGTTAGAACAATAGTTGCTGCCGTGAAGGGCGTCAAAGGAGGAGGTTTTGTTTACACTAACAAAGATACCTTGTCAGTGGGTATGGCTGTAACTTTTGATTCCCTACCTAAATCTGAAGTACCTGCAAAAGATCTGGTTGAAGCATTTAGGGAGAAGTTGGGTATAGAGGGAGAAATTCTTGAGTATTCTGCACATGCAATTCCATATTTCGGATACAAAAATCTTCCTCCACTCTATGATAGCAACCTAATAGCTGTAGGGGATTCAGCTGGTTTTCTAATAAATGATGGATTTACCATAAGAGGTATGGATCTAGCTATAGGCTCAGGTATGATAGCTGGACTAGCTGCAAAGAAACTAAAAGAGATTAATGATTACACAAAGACCGATGTTTATTACCAGATGCTTAAGGAGAGCTTCGTATTAAGGCACCTAGAGTTAGCATACAACAGGTTTTCAGTGATAAATGACCCTAGGACTTTAGCATCATACCCAGAGGTTCTATGTAATGTATTAACAGATATGTTTACAGTAACAGAAGAGAGGAGACCATTAATGGAGGTAGCCCTTCAAAGGCTTAAGGAGAAAGAAATTTCGTTGACCAAAGCATTAATGGACTTAATGAAAGCTAGTAAGTAA
- a CDS encoding 4Fe-4S ferredoxin, giving the protein MPLLKRLGLNTYTVNNKSHIQVNTDICLTCKDKPCVASCPAGTYEPSEDGRIIVHYERCLECGGAIVICPFGAITFNFPEGGISYRYG; this is encoded by the coding sequence ATACCTTTACTTAAAAGATTGGGGCTGAATACGTACACAGTAAATAACAAGTCTCACATTCAAGTTAATACTGACATATGTTTAACTTGCAAAGATAAACCATGTGTTGCCTCATGTCCAGCCGGAACATACGAGCCTTCTGAAGATGGTAGGATAATTGTTCATTATGAGAGGTGCTTGGAGTGTGGAGGAGCAATAGTCATTTGTCCATTTGGGGCTATAACATTTAACTTCCCTGAGGGAGGAATTTCGTATAGGTATGGATAA
- a CDS encoding glycosyl transferase family 1 produces the protein MIISITPEIATDEVPIYAGGLGILEGDKYLEASKYNEKYVVLTLFYPNGHSRYYVNNEIREEVVDYSYLEENMTNEGDIEIQTRQGNVKLKVLSITRGNAKVVYFKTISPDWAVRATSRLYVDDSKFDYEYKYIILAKASEEYVKKLDNVKAVYAQESLAGLALIRLYDKYETHLVTHTPGPWGHPYFSSRTLREEFGIHVDVEDVMLTRLLLNYSNYFHTVSVKHNNLTKIMFPESNPSPFTNGVSFDRWMHEEIKKIYNTGKGSFGEARVKARNDLVSLLRKYKEIDQDKLLVVWARRMTRYKRPYFVSRLIREMGKDLNVVFVVAGKAHPRDAEGIGYMNEFNWLSKELKNVIYIHDYSLTNAKYILSGGDLLLFTPFSGWEACGTSYMKAGINGVPTLSSKDGGTLEIIKDGYNGYFFGDDIREFVDIYNSPRAKDIDNRDYVDFVNKFLYIISKAESDRDWFKNLSENTFSSFIKYCDIKRVMDKVIN, from the coding sequence GTGATAATATCAATAACACCAGAAATAGCCACTGATGAAGTTCCAATTTATGCAGGAGGATTAGGCATATTAGAGGGCGACAAATATCTAGAGGCTTCAAAATATAATGAAAAGTACGTAGTGTTAACATTATTTTATCCTAATGGTCACTCAAGATATTACGTTAATAACGAAATAAGGGAAGAGGTAGTGGATTATTCTTACTTAGAGGAAAATATGACAAATGAAGGAGATATAGAGATACAAACTCGACAAGGAAATGTAAAACTAAAAGTACTGTCTATAACGAGAGGAAATGCAAAAGTGGTCTATTTTAAGACAATTAGTCCAGATTGGGCAGTAAGGGCTACTAGCAGACTATATGTTGATGACAGTAAGTTTGATTACGAGTATAAGTACATCATTCTGGCTAAAGCCTCAGAGGAATATGTAAAGAAGTTAGATAACGTTAAGGCTGTATACGCACAAGAATCGCTTGCCGGCTTAGCATTAATAAGGCTTTATGATAAATACGAAACCCATTTGGTTACTCATACCCCAGGTCCATGGGGTCATCCCTATTTCTCCTCTAGAACATTAAGGGAGGAGTTTGGAATTCATGTGGATGTGGAGGATGTAATGCTTACAAGATTACTTTTGAACTACTCTAATTATTTTCACACAGTGTCGGTAAAACATAATAACCTGACCAAAATTATGTTTCCTGAATCTAATCCTTCCCCTTTTACCAATGGTGTAAGCTTTGATAGATGGATGCATGAAGAAATAAAAAAGATCTATAATACCGGTAAGGGCTCATTTGGAGAGGCGAGAGTTAAAGCCAGAAACGATTTAGTGAGTTTATTGAGAAAATATAAAGAGATAGACCAAGATAAACTACTAGTCGTTTGGGCTAGAAGAATGACCAGATATAAGAGACCTTATTTCGTGAGCAGGTTAATCAGAGAAATGGGTAAGGACTTAAACGTAGTGTTTGTGGTAGCAGGAAAGGCTCATCCTAGGGATGCTGAAGGAATAGGCTATATGAACGAGTTTAATTGGTTAAGTAAGGAGTTAAAGAATGTTATATATATTCATGATTACTCCTTAACCAATGCAAAGTATATATTGTCAGGGGGAGACTTGCTTTTATTCACTCCATTCTCTGGGTGGGAAGCCTGTGGAACTAGTTATATGAAGGCTGGTATAAATGGCGTACCTACATTGTCCTCAAAGGATGGAGGAACTTTGGAGATAATAAAGGATGGTTATAATGGATATTTCTTCGGAGACGATATTAGAGAATTCGTGGATATATATAATTCCCCTAGAGCTAAAGACATCGATAATAGGGATTACGTTGATTTTGTTAATAAATTCCTTTACATAATAAGTAAGGCTGAATCTGATAGAGATTGGTTCAAAAATTTGAGCGAAAATACGTTCTCATCATTTATCAAATACTGTGATATAAAGAGGGTTATGGACAAAGTGATTAATTAA
- a CDS encoding MFS transporter, translating into MIKPNVKWMYLVIPFNASTGPLSTLITLQILNLGGNAIEVAYTVSLGNLVLIIASMFWGYVADRFDRRKQILISTGGTSLPLFLMMMSRSILLISLNYAFAVFMSTASSTPFNLLIMETTDKKHWGSLFSRYSLFSSIGVLVGLLISTFLITYLEISVIEGILAIISLSTFILCFRFIPKPQVSFERTSLIHNKESFFSRIRQIPLIFLHLPSIHSFKIFSLKRLKTPHVNYVPLLYIGLIIFYISSGIFNTVYPAGLYKRDLTENEVLLVTLVGMLIQIIGFQFSSRLLENRKEEKLAHLSLLLRGGNYIIIGLIMQFFVGIPVLLAGLTSYPLAAGIAYAIFYSSSTTLIFKILGGRHQGAGLGIYSTVVGVALFAGSLISGYITHFFSYGIDFMIAGILLIICSRIFAYLSSQ; encoded by the coding sequence ATGATTAAGCCTAACGTAAAATGGATGTATCTTGTAATTCCTTTTAACGCTTCTACTGGTCCTTTGTCCACACTGATCACTCTCCAAATACTTAATCTGGGAGGAAATGCAATTGAAGTAGCGTATACAGTTTCCCTAGGCAACCTGGTCTTAATCATCGCTTCTATGTTCTGGGGATATGTGGCAGATAGGTTTGATAGGAGGAAGCAGATATTAATAAGCACGGGAGGAACTTCCCTGCCCCTATTTTTAATGATGATGTCACGCTCAATACTTCTGATTTCATTGAACTATGCATTTGCAGTATTCATGAGTACAGCATCTAGCACTCCGTTTAATCTACTTATAATGGAGACTACAGACAAAAAACACTGGGGTTCACTATTTTCTAGGTATTCCCTGTTTTCGTCAATAGGAGTTTTAGTTGGTCTCCTCATATCTACTTTCTTGATTACGTATTTAGAGATTAGCGTGATTGAAGGAATATTAGCCATAATATCCCTATCTACATTTATCCTTTGTTTTAGGTTCATTCCTAAGCCTCAAGTCTCCTTTGAGAGAACATCCTTAATACACAATAAGGAGTCTTTTTTCAGCAGAATCAGGCAAATCCCTTTAATCTTTCTTCATCTACCTAGTATTCATTCCTTTAAGATTTTTTCATTAAAGCGTCTTAAGACTCCGCACGTTAATTATGTTCCCTTACTTTACATAGGACTAATAATATTTTACATTAGTAGTGGAATATTTAACACTGTATATCCTGCAGGACTATACAAGAGAGATCTAACTGAGAATGAGGTACTGCTGGTGACCTTAGTAGGTATGTTAATACAGATAATCGGTTTTCAATTTTCCTCAAGGTTATTAGAGAATAGGAAGGAAGAAAAGCTAGCACATCTATCCCTTTTACTTAGGGGAGGAAATTACATAATAATAGGACTAATAATGCAGTTCTTTGTAGGAATACCAGTGCTACTGGCAGGATTAACGTCATATCCTTTAGCTGCTGGAATAGCTTATGCTATATTTTACTCTTCATCAACTACCTTGATATTTAAAATTTTAGGAGGAAGACATCAGGGCGCAGGATTAGGTATTTACAGTACCGTTGTGGGGGTAGCACTATTTGCAGGCTCGCTTATCTCCGGTTACATAACACATTTCTTTAGTTATGGCATTGATTTTATGATAGCAGGTATACTATTGATAATATGCTCTAGAATATTTGCCTATCTATCTTCCCAATAA
- a CDS encoding cofactor biosynthesis protein, protein MSKLKPMTLGNIKRAFLGRGVKKLPLIGGHKLLYTCNLRCKMCPFWRRKDEKLLSLEEEVLMLKTLEKSGVLFMGFEGGEPLLRRDLDQILEESYSRFYTSLVTNGWLLRDRVKYISEYLDYLFVSIDGIGEAHDKIRGIPGSFDRAVEGIKEAVKYLPVSLSFTITRENYDQVLDVLELSRKLGVTVSVQVEYDYSTAEKLSPERKKLLEVLNLLIELKRRGYPIVESPEYFQSIINSWYKGVNWRCKPWMLINIDPQGRIVLPCYVLNEYSGEKLVWETNIVKLWNSYPWEQYEKCNKCALACYLEPSLFSWTNFNMVNERIVNNILGYVSNFVKWN, encoded by the coding sequence ATGTCAAAACTTAAGCCCATGACATTAGGAAATATTAAGAGGGCTTTCTTAGGCAGGGGAGTGAAAAAGTTACCTTTGATAGGAGGTCATAAATTACTCTACACCTGTAACCTTAGATGCAAAATGTGTCCCTTCTGGAGAAGAAAAGATGAAAAACTATTATCACTGGAGGAAGAAGTCCTTATGTTAAAGACCTTAGAGAAGTCAGGAGTTCTATTTATGGGATTTGAAGGAGGTGAACCATTACTGAGGAGAGATTTGGACCAGATATTGGAGGAATCTTACAGTAGATTCTATACTTCCTTAGTAACTAACGGTTGGTTGTTAAGGGACAGGGTAAAGTACATCTCAGAATATTTAGATTATCTGTTTGTATCTATTGACGGTATAGGAGAAGCACATGATAAAATAAGAGGTATACCAGGTTCTTTCGATAGAGCTGTTGAGGGCATTAAAGAAGCTGTAAAATATCTTCCAGTCTCATTAAGCTTTACCATAACTAGAGAGAACTACGATCAAGTTTTAGATGTACTGGAGTTGTCAAGAAAATTAGGTGTAACAGTAAGCGTACAGGTAGAATACGACTATTCCACTGCTGAGAAATTAAGCCCTGAAAGGAAAAAATTGCTGGAAGTATTGAATTTACTTATCGAATTGAAGAGGAGAGGCTATCCGATTGTTGAGTCTCCTGAGTACTTCCAATCCATAATAAATTCCTGGTATAAGGGAGTGAATTGGAGATGTAAGCCCTGGATGTTAATAAACATAGATCCTCAGGGAAGAATAGTTTTACCCTGTTATGTGCTTAATGAGTATAGCGGAGAAAAGTTAGTGTGGGAGACTAACATAGTTAAACTATGGAACAGTTACCCATGGGAACAATATGAAAAGTGTAACAAGTGTGCATTAGCCTGTTATTTAGAGCCTTCTCTTTTTAGTTGGACTAACTTTAATATGGTGAACGAGAGAATAGTGAACAACATTTTAGGATATGTCTCAAATTTTGTAAAGTGGAATTAA
- a CDS encoding FAD-linked oxidase, which translates to MIQGIEYEERVEREDFVGFKIRPKMIVYPRTEEDVVKIVNYARETKTPIVTWGAGTSLSGHLICDGCILLDMKYMDNIIEINEIDWYARVQAGVNLERLDKELEKRGFFLPPDPASFFLCSVGGATANSSGGMRGVKYGTFKDWVLALKVVLPNGKAVKIGEPFTKNRGGYDLVHLFVGSEGTLGIITEIWFKIIPLPRRKKYTILAYTDSLEDTAEVIVSLRKNKIMPELAEFVDYQVINALNKHLNAGLEEVRDGGALIISVEEDYLEELKKILGNKKYVVAEGEEAERIYSLRAQAAIALKAEGKTMYIEDIVVPVSRLVEAIRRLREIERTYNVKMPTIAHIGDGNLHPNVIYDDPKVGEKVFEEVAKVAIELGGSVSGEHGIGIQKAKLLGDQIICHNGKEVLELMKRIKDLFDPYDIMNPNKYVELAYKLSENK; encoded by the coding sequence GTGATTCAAGGTATTGAGTATGAGGAACGAGTTGAAAGAGAAGATTTCGTAGGATTCAAAATAAGACCAAAGATGATAGTATATCCAAGAACTGAAGAAGATGTTGTGAAAATAGTTAATTATGCTAGGGAGACTAAAACTCCAATAGTTACATGGGGTGCAGGTACAAGTCTTTCAGGTCATTTAATATGCGATGGATGTATCTTGCTCGATATGAAATACATGGATAACATCATAGAGATAAATGAAATAGACTGGTATGCGAGAGTACAGGCAGGAGTGAACCTAGAGAGGCTAGATAAAGAGTTAGAGAAGAGAGGGTTCTTTCTCCCCCCAGACCCAGCTAGTTTCTTCCTATGTAGTGTAGGCGGTGCGACAGCAAACTCATCGGGGGGGATGAGAGGAGTAAAATACGGCACATTTAAGGACTGGGTTTTAGCACTAAAGGTAGTTCTTCCCAATGGTAAAGCGGTGAAAATTGGAGAACCATTCACTAAGAATAGGGGAGGATACGATCTAGTACACTTATTCGTGGGGAGTGAAGGAACATTAGGAATAATAACAGAGATATGGTTCAAAATAATACCATTACCTAGAAGGAAAAAGTATACAATTTTAGCATACACCGACAGCCTAGAGGATACTGCTGAAGTAATAGTAAGTCTTAGGAAAAATAAGATAATGCCTGAGCTAGCCGAATTCGTAGATTATCAGGTAATTAATGCGCTGAATAAACATCTCAATGCAGGTCTTGAAGAAGTAAGGGATGGGGGAGCTTTAATTATATCCGTGGAGGAAGACTATTTGGAGGAATTAAAGAAAATACTTGGTAACAAAAAATATGTAGTTGCTGAAGGAGAAGAGGCTGAAAGAATATACTCACTGAGAGCACAAGCTGCTATAGCATTGAAGGCTGAGGGGAAAACAATGTACATAGAGGATATAGTGGTTCCAGTATCTAGACTTGTAGAGGCAATAAGGAGATTAAGGGAAATAGAGAGAACATACAACGTTAAGATGCCAACCATTGCCCATATAGGAGACGGAAATCTCCACCCTAATGTTATTTATGACGATCCAAAAGTAGGGGAGAAAGTGTTTGAGGAAGTAGCTAAAGTTGCAATAGAGTTAGGGGGATCTGTATCTGGAGAGCACGGAATTGGAATACAAAAAGCGAAACTACTTGGTGATCAAATAATCTGCCACAACGGTAAGGAGGTACTAGAGCTAATGAAGAGGATTAAAGACCTGTTTGACCCTTACGATATTATGAACCCTAACAAATATGTAGAACTAGCATATAAATTGAGTGAAAATAAATGA
- a CDS encoding nicotinamide-nucleotide adenylyltransferase (catalyzes the formation of NAD+ from nicotinamide ribonucleotide and ATP) encodes MRALFPGRFQPFHLGHLQVVKWLLDRYEELIIMIGSGQESHSPYNPFTAGERLVMVKESLAETGIDLRKVVIFPVMESFTSKNWIRIVEMYSPHFDVIISGNPLVYTVAKEAGYMVERVPMFNRDIYNATRIRKLIMENDLKWMECVPKSVSQFIRDIKGDERIRDVTKNDYTED; translated from the coding sequence ATGAGAGCATTATTCCCAGGAAGATTTCAACCATTCCACTTAGGTCACCTACAAGTAGTCAAATGGTTGCTGGATAGGTATGAGGAATTAATAATTATGATAGGAAGTGGTCAAGAAAGCCATTCACCCTACAACCCATTTACAGCTGGAGAGAGATTAGTTATGGTTAAGGAAAGTCTAGCCGAAACGGGGATCGATTTAAGGAAAGTTGTAATATTTCCTGTGATGGAGTCCTTTACAAGTAAAAATTGGATAAGAATAGTGGAGATGTATTCTCCTCACTTTGATGTAATAATAAGTGGAAATCCTCTAGTTTACACAGTGGCTAAGGAGGCTGGGTATATGGTAGAAAGAGTGCCTATGTTTAACAGGGATATATACAACGCTACTAGAATAAGGAAGCTGATAATGGAAAATGATCTAAAATGGATGGAATGCGTTCCAAAGAGCGTTAGTCAATTTATAAGAGATATAAAAGGCGATGAAAGGATAAGGGATGTAACAAAGAACGATTATACAGAGGACTGA
- a CDS encoding haloacetate dehalogenase, whose translation MKKLNFVLAFDVFGTILDLSPIIQEFRRKQLEYTWLLTILGKFATFEEITRLALRSTLLSRGDIEKFDEELNKWNNLRSHSDAKYLQHISEIVDIYALSNGSVKEVSMHLEHNGLLKFFKGIVSAEEVKVYKPSPLVYKLFMKNVSSNAYLVSSNPFDIIGAKNAGMGAIFVNRFNQSIDPLGYQPDLIVKDFHELYEWLKRKLVS comes from the coding sequence ATGAAGAAGTTAAATTTCGTTTTAGCTTTTGATGTTTTCGGGACAATTCTTGATCTCTCACCTATCATTCAGGAATTTAGAAGAAAGCAACTTGAATATACATGGTTACTTACTATTTTAGGTAAATTTGCTACTTTTGAAGAAATAACTAGACTAGCATTACGAAGTACGCTATTAAGCAGGGGTGATATAGAAAAGTTCGATGAGGAGTTAAACAAGTGGAATAATTTACGATCGCACTCTGACGCTAAGTACTTACAGCATATATCTGAAATAGTCGATATTTATGCCTTAAGCAATGGGTCAGTGAAGGAAGTTTCAATGCACCTTGAACATAATGGATTATTAAAGTTCTTCAAAGGAATAGTAAGTGCAGAGGAAGTAAAAGTTTACAAGCCCTCTCCGCTAGTTTACAAACTCTTCATGAAGAATGTAAGTTCTAATGCTTATCTTGTTTCATCAAATCCATTTGATATTATAGGAGCTAAAAATGCCGGAATGGGTGCAATTTTTGTGAACCGATTTAACCAGTCAATAGATCCGTTAGGTTATCAACCTGATTTAATAGTAAAAGATTTCCATGAGTTATATGAGTGGCTAAAAAGAAAATTAGTATCTTAA
- a CDS encoding muconolactone delta-isomerase produces the protein MLFLLWFKVKQPESIDQKKLMEIWTKEAEAALSAVKGGKIKGLYKVSGKREVVAILDVSSHEELDEILETLPITRELGHSVNVDVFPIHPYDNFYELMKKLTK, from the coding sequence ATGTTATTCCTCTTGTGGTTTAAAGTTAAGCAACCTGAAAGCATAGACCAAAAGAAGCTCATGGAAATTTGGACTAAGGAAGCAGAGGCTGCGCTTTCAGCTGTGAAGGGTGGGAAAATCAAAGGCTTATACAAGGTAAGTGGTAAAAGAGAAGTTGTAGCTATCTTAGACGTTAGCTCTCATGAGGAATTAGATGAGATACTAGAAACCCTGCCAATTACAAGGGAGTTAGGTCATTCAGTGAATGTTGACGTCTTCCCAATACACCCTTATGATAACTTCTACGAGTTAATGAAAAAGCTAACAAAATAA